The Longimicrobiales bacterium genomic sequence AGCATCACGGGGCGCCCGCCCCGAACCCGCACGAGCGGGAGCTTCCATTGCCGGATTCGTCACGTCGACGCTGGATCTACCGACCCCGATTTCTCGCGGTGAACTGATCGCACGACTGGAGAGCCTGAATGTGCTCAGAGTGAAAGGGTTCGTCGAGCTAATCGACGCTCCTGGACGATCTCACCTCGTCCAGATGGTCGGCCGATCATGGACACTCGACGACTGGGGTCCACTCAGCGACGACCAGAAAATCGGTCGTCTCGTGACCGTCAGCCTGAAGTAGCGAGGCTCACCGAGACGTGTCGGCCGCGATGAAGTCGCGCAGGAGCGCGAACGCGCGATCCGGGTCGTCATGCCATACCCCATGACCGGCGTTCTCGAAGCGTTCGAACCGTACAATAGAGGGGTCAAGATGGGCAACGATATCTTCGCTGTCCTCGATCGGGGTGACCGGGTCGTGCGCACCCGCCGTCACCAACGTGGGGCAGGTCACATGGCGGAGATCGGCGAGATGGTCCATTGCGTGCCAGACCCCACCGAGCGTGTGAAACGCAACAGCCACTTCTTTGCGAAAGACCGCAGTTTGAAACGCGGGACCCTGCGGAGTGGGGTTGTACAGCGGCATGCAATGCTCGCCATAGGCAGCGAAAGTCGATAGGTCGCCGATCCGCTCGAGGCTGTCGAGTGCCGCCTCACGTGCGACCTCTCCGCCAAGCCGATCGAAGACCACGGCGCACCGCTGCGGGTCTAGTCGTGCCTGCGTGCTCGATAAGATGAGTTTGCCTGGGTGATCTGGATGCCTGATGCCATAAACCGCCGCCACCATCCCGCCGGCTGAATTCCCGAGAACGACGGGCTTGTCGATCTCGAGTGCATCGCAGAACCCAACGAGATCGTCGGCCCAGCCCTCGAGGCTGTACTGCCCGTTCGGGTCGTCGTCGCTTCGCCCGCATCCCCGCATATCCAGGTAGACGACCCGGAAAAAATCCTCCAACAACGCGAAGTCAGGCCGGAATGCGGTGTGGTCAGAGAAACCCGGCGCCCCATGCAACACGATCAGCGTCGGCCGCTCTGTTGCGTGACTCGCTTCGTAGTCGAGATGCTTACCGCCGACCTCGAAGAACAGCCGTGCACCGTTTACTTCAACCCTCATGAAACTCTCCCTGATTCGCGGACAAGTTAGCTGACCCGCCATTCGAGCTCGATACTGCTCGCCCAGAATCCCCACACACGGCTCCAAGCCAGCGTCAGGGAACGGCCGAGGACCGGATAGTTATGGAGGGGTTAGGACACTCAGGCTGCTTTTGTCACAACGTCCGAGCATGGGCGTTATGTTGAGTTCTGATGACGAAGCCTGTGCCCCGCTCGGCATCAGAACCAACACTGCTGCCAGAATGTACCTTCGCAAAACGATCCCCTTCCAGAGGCGAGTGGTGTGGCCCCATACTGGCAGGAGCCGGCTTCTAATCGCTGCTTTGGGACTCTAAGTGCCGTATTGGCCAGCTCGATCCAAGTCGATGCGCATGGCCAGCTTGGCTGGCCCGGGATTCCCACCGCCTCCACCACTTCGCCCTTTGAAATCGGGATCTTGGCCGCCCCGGTTTCGGGCCAGGGAGAAATCCCAGCGGGGTGGGCCAACTCGTTCACCACGGCGCCGATTCGCTCCGAGCATCGGCGCGAGACGAACGTGATGCAATGATTGCGGCGATTCCCGAGAAGAAGCGCGGGATCTTCCTCGCGATGGCCTTGGTGCGCCGCGCCCCAACATGGCCGTCGAGATTCTTGCGAGTGACTATGAGTTGGTGGCTCTGGCTGCCCGGCGGACGGAAGGGTCGTCGCTTTCCGAGTGACGTCCAAGCGCGTCCGCGATGTCTTCGATGCACGCGTCCGCGTAGTCCCAGACGCCGACTTTGTCGAGAAATGCGTGGTTCAGGCCGTTGTACCGGATCGCGCGGGTTGAGACGCCCTCTGCGGCTAGCTTTTTCGCATACGCCTCGCCCTGGTCCCGGATGAAGCAG encodes the following:
- a CDS encoding alpha/beta hydrolase; protein product: MRVEVNGARLFFEVGGKHLDYEASHATERPTLIVLHGAPGFSDHTAFRPDFALLEDFFRVVYLDMRGCGRSDDDPNGQYSLEGWADDLVGFCDALEIDKPVVLGNSAGGMVAAVYGIRHPDHPGKLILSSTQARLDPQRCAVVFDRLGGEVAREAALDSLERIGDLSTFAAYGEHCMPLYNPTPQGPAFQTAVFRKEVAVAFHTLGGVWHAMDHLADLRHVTCPTLVTAGAHDPVTPIEDSEDIVAHLDPSIVRFERFENAGHGVWHDDPDRAFALLRDFIAADTSR